One Actinomycetospora corticicola genomic window, GTGTGGTCGTCGACGGCGGCACCTTCGCCTTCGGCGAGCACGGCGACCGCTTCCCCGGCTTCACCGAGCCCGACCCGAGCTACCACGGCCTGAAGTTCTGGGAGGCCCTCGGCCCGGGCGCGTTCGCCGCGAAGATGCGCGTGCAGCACCTCCGCGACACCGGTGCCGCGCTCAGCCCGTTCAACGCCTTCCTCGTGCTGCAGGGCATCGAGACGCTCAGCCTGCGCATGGACCGCCACGTCGCGAACGCCCAGGCGATCGCGGAGTGGCTCGAGGCGCGCGACGAGGTCGAGCAGGTCTGGTACGCGGGCCTCGAGTCCAGCCCGTGGCACGCCGCGCAGCAGCGCTACCTGCCGCGCGGCGCCGGCGCGATCGTGGCCTTCGAGCTGCGCGGCGGCGTCGAGGCGGGCCGGGCGTTCGTCGACGGCACCTCGCTGCACTCGCAGCTGGCCAACATCGGCGACGTGCGCAGCCTCATCGTGCACCCGGCCTCGACCACGCACAGCCAGCTCTCGGAGCCCGAGCAGCGCTCGAGCGGGGTCACCCCGGGTCTCGTGCGGCTCTCGGTCGGCATCGAGAACGTCGAGGACATCCGGGCCGACCTCGAGGCGGGCTTCACCGCGGCGAAGTCGACGACTGCGTGACCCAGCTCCTTCCCGGTGGAGTGCCCGCCGGATCGCCGGGACCTCTTCCCGACGCCGGGTCGGTGCCGGTCCTCCCTCCCGCCTCCGGTGCATGGCGGGAGGGGGACCCGGTCGGTGACCGCCGCTTCCTGACCTTGCCCGAGCCGCTCCCGCTCGAGAGCGGTGTGGCGCTGCCCGACGTCACCGTCGCCTACGAGAGCTGGGGCACCTTCACGGGCGACAACGCCGTCCTGGTGCTGCACGCCCTCACCGGGGACTCGCACGTCGTCGGGCCGGCCGGGCTCGGCCACCCGACGCCCGGCTGGTGGGCGGGGATCATCGGGCCGGGCCTGACCATCGACACCGACCGCTGGTTCGTCGTGGCCCCCAACGTGCTCGGCGGCTGCCAGGGCACCACCGGGCCGGCGTCGCCCGCGCCCGACGGGCGGCCCTGGGGCTCCCGGTTCCCGCGCATCAGCGTGCGGGACCAGGTGGCGCTCGAGGCCCGGTTCGCCGACCTGCTCGGGATCGACGCGTGGGCGTGCGTGCTCGGCGGGTCGATGGGGGGCATGCGCGCCGTCGAGTGGGCGGTGTCCTACCCGGACCGCGTCCAGCGGCTGCTGCTGCTGGCGTGCTGCGCGGCGGCGTCGGCGGACCAGATCGCGTGGGCGTCCCCGCAGCTCGCGGCCATCCGCGAGGACCCGAACTGGTGCGGCGGGGACTACCACGACCGCGGGCGCGGCCTCGGTCCGCACATCGGGCTCGGGGTGGCGCGTCGGATCGCGCACGCCACCTACCGGACGGCGGAGGAACTCGACACCCGCTTCGGGCGGCGGCCGCAGCCGGGGGAGGACCCCTACGACGCCACCGCCCCCGGGCGGTTCGCGGTGGAGTCCTACCTCGACCACCACGCCGAGAAGCTGGTGCACCGGTTCGACGCCGCGTCCTACGTCGCGCTCACCGCGGCGATGAACGGGCACGACGTCTCGCGCGGCCGGGGCACGATGGCCGAGGCCCTGGGCCGGGTCACCGCCCGCACCGTGGTCGCGGGCTCGACCACCGACCGGCTCTACCCGCTCTCACAGCAGGAGGAGCTGGCCGAGCTCATCCCGGGCGCGGGCCCGGTGGAGCGCATCGAGTCCCCGTACGGGCACGACGCGTTCCTCATCGAGACGAGGCGCCTCGCGGAGATCCTGTCGACCCTGACGGGGTGAGGGGCGCGAAGGTCTCCAGCGACCCGGCGTCGTGGATGCGGTCCAGCAGGTCCTTCACCACGGCGTCGGCGAGCCGGTAGCGCACCACGCGCCCGTCGCGGTGGGCGCTGACCAGGTTCTGCGCGCGCAGCAGGCGCAGCGCCTGGCTCGTGGTGGAGTCCTTGAGTCCGGCGGCGAGCGCGAGGTCGGACACGCAGATCTCGCCGACCTCGTGGATGCAGAGCAGCAGCGTCAGCCGCGTCGGGTCGGCGAGGAGCGCGAACCGCGAGACCCACCCGTGCATGGTCGAGGCGTCCGGCAGCGCCTCGACGGCCGCACAGACGCGGTGGTCGCCGTCCACGCCGACGGCGTCCGGGTCCCCGGTGAGATGCACGGGCGGAGTATCCCACGACCGGGTCGTGGCGCTGCGCGTCAGCGGTGGCACACGGCGGACGTCGAGCGTCAGCAGCGGCACACGGTCGTCGGATCCGGGTAGCGTGCCGGGACGTGACGGCGGAACCGGTGACGCCCGCGCCGACCCCGGTCGTGCCGCCGTTCCGCGGGAACCTGTTCGGCGAGGCCCGCTTCCAGCTGGAGTTCCTGGCGCTGCTCGCCTCCGCCGTGCACCGGGGGGTCGGCGTGCGTCCCGGCGACGGCGACCCGGTGCTGGCGGTGCCGGGGTTCCTGGCGGGCGACGCGTCGCTGGCGGTCCTCCGTGCCTGGTTGCGCCGGTGCGGGTACCGGGCCTACCGCTCGGGGATCGCCTGGAACGTGGACTGCTCCGAGGCGGCCGTGCGACGGCTGGACCGGCGGCTCACCGAGGTCGCCGAGCGCGCCGGCCGTCCCGTGACGGTGATCGGGCACAGCCGGGGCGGGCTGCTGGCGCACGCCGTCGCGGTCCGGCGCCCGAGCCGGGTCCGCCGCGTGATCACGCTCGGCAGCCCGCTGTCCTCGCCGTTCGACGCCTCGGTGCTCACGCTGGCGGCGGTCGGAGGCGCCCGGCTCGGCCAGAACCTGCTGCGCCCCGCCCGCCCGCAGTGCCTGACCGTCGACTGCCCGTGCGCCTTCGGTCGCGACCTGCGGGCCGCCGTCGCGGTGCCGCTGACCAGCATCCGCACCGTCGAGGACGGCATCGTGCGCCCGGAGTCGTGCGTGGTCGACGGTGCCGACAACCAGGCGGTGCGCGGCAGCCACATCGGCCTGTGCGTGAACCCGGAGGTCTACTCCCGGATCGCGCGTCTGCTCTGAACGGGGTGGGTAGTAGGTCCTCATGGCTCCGTGGACCTCCGCCGACATCCCCGACCAGACCGGCCGCACCTTCGTGGTGACCGGCGCGAACTCCGGCCTCGGCCTCGTCGCCGCCACCGAGCTCGTGGCGCACGGGGCGCACGTGGTGCTCGCCGTCCGGAACACCGACAAGGGCGAGCAGGCCGCGGCGCGCATCGCCGCCGACGGCGGGCCGGGGACCACGGCCGTCGAGGAGCTGGACCTCTCCGACCTGGCCTCGGTGCGGAAGTTCGCCGCCCGCCTCGACGGGCCGGT contains:
- a CDS encoding metalloregulator ArsR/SmtB family transcription factor, yielding MHLTGDPDAVGVDGDHRVCAAVEALPDASTMHGWVSRFALLADPTRLTLLLCIHEVGEICVSDLALAAGLKDSTTSQALRLLRAQNLVSAHRDGRVVRYRLADAVVKDLLDRIHDAGSLETFAPLTPSGSTGSPRGASSR
- the metX gene encoding homoserine O-acetyltransferase MetX — its product is MPVLPPASGAWREGDPVGDRRFLTLPEPLPLESGVALPDVTVAYESWGTFTGDNAVLVLHALTGDSHVVGPAGLGHPTPGWWAGIIGPGLTIDTDRWFVVAPNVLGGCQGTTGPASPAPDGRPWGSRFPRISVRDQVALEARFADLLGIDAWACVLGGSMGGMRAVEWAVSYPDRVQRLLLLACCAAASADQIAWASPQLAAIREDPNWCGGDYHDRGRGLGPHIGLGVARRIAHATYRTAEELDTRFGRRPQPGEDPYDATAPGRFAVESYLDHHAEKLVHRFDAASYVALTAAMNGHDVSRGRGTMAEALGRVTARTVVAGSTTDRLYPLSQQEELAELIPGAGPVERIESPYGHDAFLIETRRLAEILSTLTG
- a CDS encoding alpha/beta fold hydrolase: MTAEPVTPAPTPVVPPFRGNLFGEARFQLEFLALLASAVHRGVGVRPGDGDPVLAVPGFLAGDASLAVLRAWLRRCGYRAYRSGIAWNVDCSEAAVRRLDRRLTEVAERAGRPVTVIGHSRGGLLAHAVAVRRPSRVRRVITLGSPLSSPFDASVLTLAAVGGARLGQNLLRPARPQCLTVDCPCAFGRDLRAAVAVPLTSIRTVEDGIVRPESCVVDGADNQAVRGSHIGLCVNPEVYSRIARLL